Proteins co-encoded in one Nonlabens agnitus genomic window:
- a CDS encoding DUF6686 family protein, with the protein MSQTLKTLSQNKSGHLTYCKESKCYFLNFSVLSFTFSHSEFIKFKNYLNDVPVKYWSSCKENYHLKRKIPLHTRQQNLILMFNHREFMELKSLVNHEKPLKEQLTIMDIDSPLMLN; encoded by the coding sequence ATGAGTCAGACTCTTAAAACCTTAAGTCAAAATAAATCTGGACATCTTACCTACTGCAAGGAGAGCAAATGCTACTTCTTGAATTTTTCGGTTCTTTCGTTCACCTTTTCTCACAGTGAATTCATAAAATTTAAAAATTATTTGAATGATGTACCTGTTAAGTACTGGAGTTCCTGTAAAGAAAATTATCACTTAAAACGTAAAATTCCTCTTCATACAAGACAACAAAACTTAATTTTGATGTTCAACCATCGGGAATTTATGGAACTCAAAAGTCTCGTTAATCACGAGAAGCCTCTAAAAGAACAACTCACTATCATGGATATTGATAGTCCTTTGATGTTGAACTAG